Proteins co-encoded in one Arachis hypogaea cultivar Tifrunner chromosome 13, arahy.Tifrunner.gnm2.J5K5, whole genome shotgun sequence genomic window:
- the LOC112738278 gene encoding oleosin G has translation MADRPTFQTPLSPHHVFLRRLQDHTPNSTQLAGLLTLLITGSILLLLTGLTVTGTVIAMIFFSPLIIISSPVWVPIGTLFLLITAAFLSMCGFGIVLVAAVSWMYRYFRGMHPPGSDRVDYARIRIYDTATHVKDYAREYGGYLQSKVKDAAPGA, from the coding sequence ATGGCAGACAGACCCACCTTCCAAACACCGCTATCACCGCACCATGTGTTCCTCCGAAGGCTCCAAGATCACACTCCCAACTCCACCCAGCTCGCCGGCCTCTTAACCCTTCTCATCACCGGTTCAATCTTGCTCCTCCTCACCGGCCTAACCGTCACCGGAACCGTAATCGCCATGATTTTCTTCTCCCCCTTGATAATCATCTCCAGCCCTGTTTGGGTCCCAATCGGAACCCTATTTCTTCTCATAACCGCCGCCTTCTTATCCATGTGCGGATTCGGGATCGTTCTCGTCGCCGCCGTGTCTTGGATGTACCGTTACTTCCGGGGAATGCACCCGCCCGGTTCCGACCGGGTCGATTACGCCCGGATCCGGATCTACGATACGGCCACCCACGTCAAGGACTACGCTAGAGAATACGGTGGCTACTTGCAGAGTAAGGTCAAAGATGCTGCACCCGGTGCTTAG